One part of the Muntiacus reevesi chromosome 18, mMunRee1.1, whole genome shotgun sequence genome encodes these proteins:
- the UNC13D gene encoding protein unc-13 homolog D isoform X1, producing the protein MATLFSRPQRRPPLLRQAIKIRRHRVRDLQDPRPPRAQEIEPSSHHLSPEERALLYEEALYTVLYRLGQPEPNHVRESSELLRYLQEAFCMEPEEHQQILKCVQQLEKPVFCLKATVKQAKGILGKDVSGFSDPYCLLGIEQGMTVSGGSPGLRRRQKAVVKHTIPEEETHRTQVITQTLNPVWDETFILEFEDISNASFHLDMWDMDTVESVRQKLGELTDLHGLRRIFKEARKDKGQDDFLGNVVLRLQDLRCREDHWYPLEPCTDTYPDRGQCHLQFQFIHKRRATKASRSQPSYTVHLHLLQQLVSHEVTQHQAGSTSWDGLLSSQAATILFLHATQKDLSDFHRSLAQWLAYSRLYQTLEFPSSCLLFPITSIEYQWIQGRLKAEQLEELATSFSSLLAYGLSLIRRFRSVFPLSVPDSPARLQSLLRVLVQMCKMKAFGELCPDSAPLPSLVTEALRTGTVGWFHLKQQHHQPMVQGLLEMGKALLSLVQDIIGDLHQCQRTWNKIFHNVLKIDLFSMAFLELQWLVAKRVQDHIALVGSSVTPEVGESLFQLYISLKELYQLCPLPSERDGVLALEGFHRWFQPAIPSWLQKTYSEALARVQRAVQMDQLVPLGELIKHSTSAVDLSTCFAQISHTAQQLDWPDPEEAFMITVKFVEDTCRLALVYCSLIKARARELSAGQKDQGQAANMLCVVVNDMEQLRLVIGKLPAQLAWEALEQRVGAVLEQEQLQNTLHAQLQGALAGLGHEIRTGVRTLAEQLEAGIAKHIQKLVGIRESVLPEDAILPLMKFLEVKLCYMNTNLVQENFSSLLSLLWTHTLTVLAEVAASQRSCLLASSRLKFALQNLEICFYAEGCGLPPEALHTAAFQALQRDLELQAASSRELVNRYFCCRLQQQAATTSEELGAVTVKASYSPSEQKLRVELLSASNLLPLDSNAWCLLSRARRTGRASCSRCWTTTRWGPMTWRGRPSCRCAPCPAWQGQRSLERCLRPACPSPTLDLTGIRSCSCWRAGRVTARPRRLCGCGGSGPSRPPSSRGGSGGGSVPGGAVWVLLPQCSPPAWPNTLEGPFGSGEPQRVGAPAARAEAQ; encoded by the exons ATCGAGCCTTCATCCCACCACTTGTCGCCTGAGGAG CGGGCCCTGCTCTACGAGGAAGCTCTCTACACCGTCCTGTACCGGCTGGGGCAGCCCGAGCCCAACCATGTGAGGGAGTCCTCCGAGCTGCTGCGGTACCTGCAGGAG GCCTTCTGCATGGAGCCCGAGGAGCATCAGCAGATACTAAAGTGTGTCCAGCAGCTCGAG AAACCAGTCTTTTGTCTGAAGGCAACGGTGAAACAAGCCAAGGGTATCCTGGGCAAGGATGTCAGCG ggttCAGTGACCCCTACTGCCTGCTGGGCATCGAGCAGGGGATGACGGTGTCCGGGGGTAGCCCGGGGCTCCGGCGCCGGCAGAAGGCTGTGGTGAAGCACACCATCCCCGAGGAGGAGACCCACCGCACCCAGGTCATCACCCAGACGCTCAACCCCGTCTGGGACGAGACCTTCATCCT AGAGTTTGAGGACATAAGCAACGCCAGCTTTCATCTGGACATGTG GGACATGGACACCGTGGAGTCCGTCAGACAGAAGCTTGGGGAGCTCACAGACCTGCATGGGCTGAGAAG GATATTTAAGGAGGCCCGGAAGGACAAAGGCCAGGACGACTTTCTGGGAAACGTGGTTCTCAGACTACAG GATCTGCGCTGCCGTGAGGATCACTGGTACCCCCTGGAGCCCTGCACAGATACCTACCCGGACCGCGGTCAGTGTCACCTCCAGTTCCAGTTTATCCACAAGCGG AGAGCCACCAAGGCCAGCCGCTCCCAGCCCAGCTACACGGTACACCTCCACCTCCTGCAGCAGCTGGTGTCCCACGAGGTCACCCAGCACCAG GCCGGGAGCACCTCCTGGGATGGGTTGTTGAGCTCCCAGGCGGCCACCATCCTCTTCCTCCACGCCACGCAGAAGGACCTGTCGGACTTCCACCGGTCCCTGGC GCAGTGGCTGGCCTACAGCCGTCTCTACCAGACCCTGGAGTTCCCTAGCAGCTGCCTCCTCTTCCCCATCACCAGCATCGAATACCAGTGGATCCAGGGCCGACTCAAGGCCGAGCAG CTGGAGGAGCTGGCCACCTCGTTCAGCTCCCTGCTGGCCTATGGCCTCTCCCTCATCCGGAGGTTCCGGTCTGTCTTTCCTCTCTCGGTGCCTGACTCCCCAGCCCGGCTGCAGTCCCTCCTCAG GGTCTTGGTACAGATGTGCAAGATGAAGGCCTTTGGGGAACTGTGCCCAGACAGCGCCCCCCTGCCCAGCCTGGTGACCGAGGCGCTGCGG ACTGGCACCGTGGGATGGTTCCACCTGAAGCAGCAGCATCATCAGCCCATGGTGCAG GGGCTGCTGGAGATGGGCAAGGCCTTACTGAGCCTGGTACAGGACATCATTGGCGACCTGCACCAGTGTCAGCGCACATGGAACAAGATCTTCCATAA TGTGCTCAAGATCGACCTCTTCTCCATGGCTTTCCTGGAGTTGCAGTGGCTG GTGGCCAAGCGGGTGCAGGACCACATCGCGTTGGTGGGCAGCTCGGTGACCCCAGAGGTAGGCGAGAGCCTGTTCCAGCTCTACATCAGCCTCAAGGAGCTCTACCAGCTGTGCCCGCTCCCCTCGGAGAG GGATGGCGTCCTGGCCCTGGAAGGCTTCCACCGCTGGTTCCAGCCAGCCATCCCGTCCTGGCTGCAGAAAACCTACAGCGAGGCCCTGGCGCGCGTGCAGCGTGCAGTCCAGATGGACCAG CTGGTGCCCCTGGGAGAGCTAATCAAGCACAGCACGTCGGCTGTGGATCTGTCCACCTGCTTCGCCCAGATCAGCCACACTGCCCAGCAGCTGGACTGGCCTGACCCGGAGGAGGCCTTCATGATCACTGTCAAGTTCGTGGAG GACACCTGTCGGCTGGCCCTGGTGTACTGCAGCCTTATAAAGGCCCGTGCCCGGGAgctctctgcaggccagaaggaccAAGGCCAGGCAGCAAACATG cTGTGCGTGGTGGTGAATGACATGGAGCAGCTGCGGCTGGTGATCGGCAAGCTGCCCGCCCAGCTGGCATGGGAGGCGCTGGAGCAGCGGGTGGGGGCTGTGCTGGAGCAGGAGCAGCTGCAGAACACACTGCATGCCCAGCTGCAGGGCGCCCTGGCGGGGCTGGGCCATGAGATCCGCACCGGCGTCCGCACCTTGGCCGAGCAG CTGGAGGCGGGCATTGCCAAGCACATCCAGAAACTCGTGGGCATCAGGGAGTCCGTCCTGCCTGAAGAC GCCATTCTGCCCCTGATGAAGTTCCTGGAGGTGAAGCTCTGCTACATGAACACCAACTTGGTGCAGGAGAACTTCAGCAG CCTCCTGAGTCTGCTCTGGACACACACGCTCACGGTGCTGGCAGAGGTGGCTGCCTCCCAGCGGAGCTGCCTCCTGGCCTCCAGCAGGCTGAAGTTTGCGCTACAG AACCTGGAGATCTGCTTTTACGCAGAGGGCTGTGGCCTGCCGCCCGAGGCCCTGCACACCGCCGCCTTTCAG GCTCTGCAGAGGGACCTGGAGCTGCAGGCGGCCTCCAGTCGGGAGCTCGTCAACAGGTACTTCTGCTGCCGCCTCCAGCAGCAG gcAGCAACCACCTCCGAAGAGCTCGGGGCCGTCACCGTCAAAGCCTCCTACAGCCCCTCCGAGCAGAAGCTGCGTGTGGAGCTGCTCAGCGCCTCCAACCTGCTACCCCTGGACTCCAATG CCTGGTGCCTGCTGAGCCGTGCCAGAAGGACGGGGCGTGCCTCCTGCTCACGGTGCTGGACCACGACACGCTGGGGACCGATGACCTGGAGGGGGAGGCCTTCCTGCCGCTGCGCTCCGTGCCCGGCCtggcagggacagaggagcctggagaggtgcCTCAGACCCGCCTGCCCCTCACCTACCCTGGACCTGACG GGGATCCGATCCTGCAGCTGCTGGAGAGCCGGAAGGGTGACCGCGAGGCCCAGGCGTTTGTGCGGCTGCGGCGGCAGCGGGCCAAGCAGGCCTCCCAGCAGCCGGGGCGGTAGTGGTGGAGGCTCGGTGCCTGGGGGGGCGGTCTGGGTTCTCCTGCCACAGTGCAGCCCTCCCGCCTGGCCTAACACCCTAGAAGGGCCCTTTGGGTCTGGGGAGCCCCAGCGTGTGGGGGCTCCTGCTGCCAGAGCCGAGGCCCAGTGA
- the UNC13D gene encoding protein unc-13 homolog D isoform X2: MATLFSRPQRRPPLLRQAIKIRRHRVRDLQDPRPPRAQEIEPSSHHLSPEERALLYEEALYTVLYRLGQPEPNHVRESSELLRYLQEAFCMEPEEHQQILKCVQQLEKPVFCLKATVKQAKGILGKDVSGFSDPYCLLGIEQGMTVSGGSPGLRRRQKAVVKHTIPEEETHRTQVITQTLNPVWDETFILEFEDISNASFHLDMWDMDTVESVRQKLGELTDLHGLRRIFKEARKDKGQDDFLGNVVLRLQDLRCREDHWYPLEPCTDTYPDRGQCHLQFQFIHKRRATKASRSQPSYTVHLHLLQQLVSHEVTQHQAGSTSWDGLLSSQAATILFLHATQKDLSDFHRSLAQWLAYSRLYQTLEFPSSCLLFPITSIEYQWIQGRLKAEQLEELATSFSSLLAYGLSLIRRFRSVFPLSVPDSPARLQSLLRVLVQMCKMKAFGELCPDSAPLPSLVTEALRTGTVGWFHLKQQHHQPMVQGLLEMGKALLSLVQDIIGDLHQCQRTWNKIFHNVLKIDLFSMAFLELQWLVAKRVQDHIALVGSSVTPEVGESLFQLYISLKELYQLCPLPSERDGVLALEGFHRWFQPAIPSWLQKTYSEALARVQRAVQMDQLVPLGELIKHSTSAVDLSTCFAQISHTAQQLDWPDPEEAFMITVKFVEDTCRLALVYCSLIKARARELSAGQKDQGQAANMLCVVVNDMEQLRLVIGKLPAQLAWEALEQRVGAVLEQEQLQNTLHAQLQGALAGLGHEIRTGVRTLAEQLEAGIAKHIQKLVGIRESVLPEDAILPLMKFLEVKLCYMNTNLVQENFSSLLSLLWTHTLTVLAEVAASQRSCLLASSRLKFALQNLEICFYAEGCGLPPEALHTAAFQALQRDLELQAASSRELVNRYFCCRLQQQAATTSEELGAVTVKASYSPSEQKLRVELLSASNLLPLDSNGSSDPFVQLTLEPRHEFPELAPRETQKHKKDLHPLFDETFEFLVPAEPCQKDGACLLLTVLDHDTLGTDDLEGEAFLPLRSVPGLAGTEEPGEVPQTRLPLTYPGPDGDPILQLLESRKGDREAQAFVRLRRQRAKQASQQPGR, from the exons ATCGAGCCTTCATCCCACCACTTGTCGCCTGAGGAG CGGGCCCTGCTCTACGAGGAAGCTCTCTACACCGTCCTGTACCGGCTGGGGCAGCCCGAGCCCAACCATGTGAGGGAGTCCTCCGAGCTGCTGCGGTACCTGCAGGAG GCCTTCTGCATGGAGCCCGAGGAGCATCAGCAGATACTAAAGTGTGTCCAGCAGCTCGAG AAACCAGTCTTTTGTCTGAAGGCAACGGTGAAACAAGCCAAGGGTATCCTGGGCAAGGATGTCAGCG ggttCAGTGACCCCTACTGCCTGCTGGGCATCGAGCAGGGGATGACGGTGTCCGGGGGTAGCCCGGGGCTCCGGCGCCGGCAGAAGGCTGTGGTGAAGCACACCATCCCCGAGGAGGAGACCCACCGCACCCAGGTCATCACCCAGACGCTCAACCCCGTCTGGGACGAGACCTTCATCCT AGAGTTTGAGGACATAAGCAACGCCAGCTTTCATCTGGACATGTG GGACATGGACACCGTGGAGTCCGTCAGACAGAAGCTTGGGGAGCTCACAGACCTGCATGGGCTGAGAAG GATATTTAAGGAGGCCCGGAAGGACAAAGGCCAGGACGACTTTCTGGGAAACGTGGTTCTCAGACTACAG GATCTGCGCTGCCGTGAGGATCACTGGTACCCCCTGGAGCCCTGCACAGATACCTACCCGGACCGCGGTCAGTGTCACCTCCAGTTCCAGTTTATCCACAAGCGG AGAGCCACCAAGGCCAGCCGCTCCCAGCCCAGCTACACGGTACACCTCCACCTCCTGCAGCAGCTGGTGTCCCACGAGGTCACCCAGCACCAG GCCGGGAGCACCTCCTGGGATGGGTTGTTGAGCTCCCAGGCGGCCACCATCCTCTTCCTCCACGCCACGCAGAAGGACCTGTCGGACTTCCACCGGTCCCTGGC GCAGTGGCTGGCCTACAGCCGTCTCTACCAGACCCTGGAGTTCCCTAGCAGCTGCCTCCTCTTCCCCATCACCAGCATCGAATACCAGTGGATCCAGGGCCGACTCAAGGCCGAGCAG CTGGAGGAGCTGGCCACCTCGTTCAGCTCCCTGCTGGCCTATGGCCTCTCCCTCATCCGGAGGTTCCGGTCTGTCTTTCCTCTCTCGGTGCCTGACTCCCCAGCCCGGCTGCAGTCCCTCCTCAG GGTCTTGGTACAGATGTGCAAGATGAAGGCCTTTGGGGAACTGTGCCCAGACAGCGCCCCCCTGCCCAGCCTGGTGACCGAGGCGCTGCGG ACTGGCACCGTGGGATGGTTCCACCTGAAGCAGCAGCATCATCAGCCCATGGTGCAG GGGCTGCTGGAGATGGGCAAGGCCTTACTGAGCCTGGTACAGGACATCATTGGCGACCTGCACCAGTGTCAGCGCACATGGAACAAGATCTTCCATAA TGTGCTCAAGATCGACCTCTTCTCCATGGCTTTCCTGGAGTTGCAGTGGCTG GTGGCCAAGCGGGTGCAGGACCACATCGCGTTGGTGGGCAGCTCGGTGACCCCAGAGGTAGGCGAGAGCCTGTTCCAGCTCTACATCAGCCTCAAGGAGCTCTACCAGCTGTGCCCGCTCCCCTCGGAGAG GGATGGCGTCCTGGCCCTGGAAGGCTTCCACCGCTGGTTCCAGCCAGCCATCCCGTCCTGGCTGCAGAAAACCTACAGCGAGGCCCTGGCGCGCGTGCAGCGTGCAGTCCAGATGGACCAG CTGGTGCCCCTGGGAGAGCTAATCAAGCACAGCACGTCGGCTGTGGATCTGTCCACCTGCTTCGCCCAGATCAGCCACACTGCCCAGCAGCTGGACTGGCCTGACCCGGAGGAGGCCTTCATGATCACTGTCAAGTTCGTGGAG GACACCTGTCGGCTGGCCCTGGTGTACTGCAGCCTTATAAAGGCCCGTGCCCGGGAgctctctgcaggccagaaggaccAAGGCCAGGCAGCAAACATG cTGTGCGTGGTGGTGAATGACATGGAGCAGCTGCGGCTGGTGATCGGCAAGCTGCCCGCCCAGCTGGCATGGGAGGCGCTGGAGCAGCGGGTGGGGGCTGTGCTGGAGCAGGAGCAGCTGCAGAACACACTGCATGCCCAGCTGCAGGGCGCCCTGGCGGGGCTGGGCCATGAGATCCGCACCGGCGTCCGCACCTTGGCCGAGCAG CTGGAGGCGGGCATTGCCAAGCACATCCAGAAACTCGTGGGCATCAGGGAGTCCGTCCTGCCTGAAGAC GCCATTCTGCCCCTGATGAAGTTCCTGGAGGTGAAGCTCTGCTACATGAACACCAACTTGGTGCAGGAGAACTTCAGCAG CCTCCTGAGTCTGCTCTGGACACACACGCTCACGGTGCTGGCAGAGGTGGCTGCCTCCCAGCGGAGCTGCCTCCTGGCCTCCAGCAGGCTGAAGTTTGCGCTACAG AACCTGGAGATCTGCTTTTACGCAGAGGGCTGTGGCCTGCCGCCCGAGGCCCTGCACACCGCCGCCTTTCAG GCTCTGCAGAGGGACCTGGAGCTGCAGGCGGCCTCCAGTCGGGAGCTCGTCAACAGGTACTTCTGCTGCCGCCTCCAGCAGCAG gcAGCAACCACCTCCGAAGAGCTCGGGGCCGTCACCGTCAAAGCCTCCTACAGCCCCTCCGAGCAGAAGCTGCGTGTGGAGCTGCTCAGCGCCTCCAACCTGCTACCCCTGGACTCCAATG GCTCCAGCGACCCCTTTGTCCAGCTGACCTTGGAACCCAGGCATGAGTTCCCTGAGCTGGCCCCCCGGGAGACCCAAAAGCACAAGAAGGACCTTCATCCACTGTTTGATGAGACCTTTGAATT CCTGGTGCCTGCTGAGCCGTGCCAGAAGGACGGGGCGTGCCTCCTGCTCACGGTGCTGGACCACGACACGCTGGGGACCGATGACCTGGAGGGGGAGGCCTTCCTGCCGCTGCGCTCCGTGCCCGGCCtggcagggacagaggagcctggagaggtgcCTCAGACCCGCCTGCCCCTCACCTACCCTGGACCTGACG GGGATCCGATCCTGCAGCTGCTGGAGAGCCGGAAGGGTGACCGCGAGGCCCAGGCGTTTGTGCGGCTGCGGCGGCAGCGGGCCAAGCAGGCCTCCCAGCAGCCGGGGCGGTAG
- the UNC13D gene encoding protein unc-13 homolog D isoform X3 has protein sequence MDRSHGRPGDKEGGPGAGPPGGLPREQIEPSSHHLSPEERALLYEEALYTVLYRLGQPEPNHVRESSELLRYLQEAFCMEPEEHQQILKCVQQLEKPVFCLKATVKQAKGILGKDVSGFSDPYCLLGIEQGMTVSGGSPGLRRRQKAVVKHTIPEEETHRTQVITQTLNPVWDETFILEFEDISNASFHLDMWDMDTVESVRQKLGELTDLHGLRRIFKEARKDKGQDDFLGNVVLRLQDLRCREDHWYPLEPCTDTYPDRGQCHLQFQFIHKRRATKASRSQPSYTVHLHLLQQLVSHEVTQHQAGSTSWDGLLSSQAATILFLHATQKDLSDFHRSLAQWLAYSRLYQTLEFPSSCLLFPITSIEYQWIQGRLKAEQLEELATSFSSLLAYGLSLIRRFRSVFPLSVPDSPARLQSLLRVLVQMCKMKAFGELCPDSAPLPSLVTEALRTGTVGWFHLKQQHHQPMVQGLLEMGKALLSLVQDIIGDLHQCQRTWNKIFHNVLKIDLFSMAFLELQWLVAKRVQDHIALVGSSVTPEVGESLFQLYISLKELYQLCPLPSERDGVLALEGFHRWFQPAIPSWLQKTYSEALARVQRAVQMDQLVPLGELIKHSTSAVDLSTCFAQISHTAQQLDWPDPEEAFMITVKFVEDTCRLALVYCSLIKARARELSAGQKDQGQAANMLCVVVNDMEQLRLVIGKLPAQLAWEALEQRVGAVLEQEQLQNTLHAQLQGALAGLGHEIRTGVRTLAEQLEAGIAKHIQKLVGIRESVLPEDAILPLMKFLEVKLCYMNTNLVQENFSSLLSLLWTHTLTVLAEVAASQRSCLLASSRLKFALQNLEICFYAEGCGLPPEALHTAAFQALQRDLELQAASSRELVNRYFCCRLQQQAATTSEELGAVTVKASYSPSEQKLRVELLSASNLLPLDSNAWCLLSRARRTGRASCSRCWTTTRWGPMTWRGRPSCRCAPCPAWQGQRSLERCLRPACPSPTLDLTGIRSCSCWRAGRVTARPRRLCGCGGSGPSRPPSSRGGSGGGSVPGGAVWVLLPQCSPPAWPNTLEGPFGSGEPQRVGAPAARAEAQ, from the exons ATGGACCGGAGCCACGGCAGGCCAGGGGACAAGGAAGGTGGCCCGGGGGCTGGACCCCCAGGAGGCCTGCCGCGGGAACAG ATCGAGCCTTCATCCCACCACTTGTCGCCTGAGGAG CGGGCCCTGCTCTACGAGGAAGCTCTCTACACCGTCCTGTACCGGCTGGGGCAGCCCGAGCCCAACCATGTGAGGGAGTCCTCCGAGCTGCTGCGGTACCTGCAGGAG GCCTTCTGCATGGAGCCCGAGGAGCATCAGCAGATACTAAAGTGTGTCCAGCAGCTCGAG AAACCAGTCTTTTGTCTGAAGGCAACGGTGAAACAAGCCAAGGGTATCCTGGGCAAGGATGTCAGCG ggttCAGTGACCCCTACTGCCTGCTGGGCATCGAGCAGGGGATGACGGTGTCCGGGGGTAGCCCGGGGCTCCGGCGCCGGCAGAAGGCTGTGGTGAAGCACACCATCCCCGAGGAGGAGACCCACCGCACCCAGGTCATCACCCAGACGCTCAACCCCGTCTGGGACGAGACCTTCATCCT AGAGTTTGAGGACATAAGCAACGCCAGCTTTCATCTGGACATGTG GGACATGGACACCGTGGAGTCCGTCAGACAGAAGCTTGGGGAGCTCACAGACCTGCATGGGCTGAGAAG GATATTTAAGGAGGCCCGGAAGGACAAAGGCCAGGACGACTTTCTGGGAAACGTGGTTCTCAGACTACAG GATCTGCGCTGCCGTGAGGATCACTGGTACCCCCTGGAGCCCTGCACAGATACCTACCCGGACCGCGGTCAGTGTCACCTCCAGTTCCAGTTTATCCACAAGCGG AGAGCCACCAAGGCCAGCCGCTCCCAGCCCAGCTACACGGTACACCTCCACCTCCTGCAGCAGCTGGTGTCCCACGAGGTCACCCAGCACCAG GCCGGGAGCACCTCCTGGGATGGGTTGTTGAGCTCCCAGGCGGCCACCATCCTCTTCCTCCACGCCACGCAGAAGGACCTGTCGGACTTCCACCGGTCCCTGGC GCAGTGGCTGGCCTACAGCCGTCTCTACCAGACCCTGGAGTTCCCTAGCAGCTGCCTCCTCTTCCCCATCACCAGCATCGAATACCAGTGGATCCAGGGCCGACTCAAGGCCGAGCAG CTGGAGGAGCTGGCCACCTCGTTCAGCTCCCTGCTGGCCTATGGCCTCTCCCTCATCCGGAGGTTCCGGTCTGTCTTTCCTCTCTCGGTGCCTGACTCCCCAGCCCGGCTGCAGTCCCTCCTCAG GGTCTTGGTACAGATGTGCAAGATGAAGGCCTTTGGGGAACTGTGCCCAGACAGCGCCCCCCTGCCCAGCCTGGTGACCGAGGCGCTGCGG ACTGGCACCGTGGGATGGTTCCACCTGAAGCAGCAGCATCATCAGCCCATGGTGCAG GGGCTGCTGGAGATGGGCAAGGCCTTACTGAGCCTGGTACAGGACATCATTGGCGACCTGCACCAGTGTCAGCGCACATGGAACAAGATCTTCCATAA TGTGCTCAAGATCGACCTCTTCTCCATGGCTTTCCTGGAGTTGCAGTGGCTG GTGGCCAAGCGGGTGCAGGACCACATCGCGTTGGTGGGCAGCTCGGTGACCCCAGAGGTAGGCGAGAGCCTGTTCCAGCTCTACATCAGCCTCAAGGAGCTCTACCAGCTGTGCCCGCTCCCCTCGGAGAG GGATGGCGTCCTGGCCCTGGAAGGCTTCCACCGCTGGTTCCAGCCAGCCATCCCGTCCTGGCTGCAGAAAACCTACAGCGAGGCCCTGGCGCGCGTGCAGCGTGCAGTCCAGATGGACCAG CTGGTGCCCCTGGGAGAGCTAATCAAGCACAGCACGTCGGCTGTGGATCTGTCCACCTGCTTCGCCCAGATCAGCCACACTGCCCAGCAGCTGGACTGGCCTGACCCGGAGGAGGCCTTCATGATCACTGTCAAGTTCGTGGAG GACACCTGTCGGCTGGCCCTGGTGTACTGCAGCCTTATAAAGGCCCGTGCCCGGGAgctctctgcaggccagaaggaccAAGGCCAGGCAGCAAACATG cTGTGCGTGGTGGTGAATGACATGGAGCAGCTGCGGCTGGTGATCGGCAAGCTGCCCGCCCAGCTGGCATGGGAGGCGCTGGAGCAGCGGGTGGGGGCTGTGCTGGAGCAGGAGCAGCTGCAGAACACACTGCATGCCCAGCTGCAGGGCGCCCTGGCGGGGCTGGGCCATGAGATCCGCACCGGCGTCCGCACCTTGGCCGAGCAG CTGGAGGCGGGCATTGCCAAGCACATCCAGAAACTCGTGGGCATCAGGGAGTCCGTCCTGCCTGAAGAC GCCATTCTGCCCCTGATGAAGTTCCTGGAGGTGAAGCTCTGCTACATGAACACCAACTTGGTGCAGGAGAACTTCAGCAG CCTCCTGAGTCTGCTCTGGACACACACGCTCACGGTGCTGGCAGAGGTGGCTGCCTCCCAGCGGAGCTGCCTCCTGGCCTCCAGCAGGCTGAAGTTTGCGCTACAG AACCTGGAGATCTGCTTTTACGCAGAGGGCTGTGGCCTGCCGCCCGAGGCCCTGCACACCGCCGCCTTTCAG GCTCTGCAGAGGGACCTGGAGCTGCAGGCGGCCTCCAGTCGGGAGCTCGTCAACAGGTACTTCTGCTGCCGCCTCCAGCAGCAG gcAGCAACCACCTCCGAAGAGCTCGGGGCCGTCACCGTCAAAGCCTCCTACAGCCCCTCCGAGCAGAAGCTGCGTGTGGAGCTGCTCAGCGCCTCCAACCTGCTACCCCTGGACTCCAATG CCTGGTGCCTGCTGAGCCGTGCCAGAAGGACGGGGCGTGCCTCCTGCTCACGGTGCTGGACCACGACACGCTGGGGACCGATGACCTGGAGGGGGAGGCCTTCCTGCCGCTGCGCTCCGTGCCCGGCCtggcagggacagaggagcctggagaggtgcCTCAGACCCGCCTGCCCCTCACCTACCCTGGACCTGACG GGGATCCGATCCTGCAGCTGCTGGAGAGCCGGAAGGGTGACCGCGAGGCCCAGGCGTTTGTGCGGCTGCGGCGGCAGCGGGCCAAGCAGGCCTCCCAGCAGCCGGGGCGGTAGTGGTGGAGGCTCGGTGCCTGGGGGGGCGGTCTGGGTTCTCCTGCCACAGTGCAGCCCTCCCGCCTGGCCTAACACCCTAGAAGGGCCCTTTGGGTCTGGGGAGCCCCAGCGTGTGGGGGCTCCTGCTGCCAGAGCCGAGGCCCAGTGA